In a genomic window of Lathamus discolor isolate bLatDis1 chromosome 4, bLatDis1.hap1, whole genome shotgun sequence:
- the GPR161 gene encoding G-protein coupled receptor 161 isoform X1, producing MFLTVVLLLAAQHVLADPALHTLTMSSNSSLSNVKGLRNLTTQEDGAVRVTESIAIIVIAIFICLGNLVIVITLYRKSYLLTLSNKFVFSLTLSNFLLSVLVLPFVVTSSIRREWIFGVVWCNFSALLYMLISSASMLTLGLIAIDRYYAVLYPMIYPMKITGNRAVVALVYVWLHSLIGCLPPLFGWSSLEFDQFKWMCVAAWHKEAGYTAFWQIWCALLPFVVMMICYGFIFRVARIKARKIHCGSVIIVEEDSQRNGRKNSNTSTSSSGSRRNTFQGVVYSANQCKAFITILVVIGAFVITWGPYMVVITSEALWGKNSISPALETLATWLSFSSAICHPLIYGLWNKTVRKELLGMCFGDRYYRETFVQRHRTSRLFSISNRITDLGLSPHLTALMAGGRPLGNSSSTGDTGFSCSQDSGTETMLLEDYSSDGTQAPHCVCPPRRRSSVTFEDEVEQIKGGFRESAKNSVLHVKAEVHKSLDSYASSLARAIEADVKISLFGEDALAGALFPARTLPGSTVNTRRGVRPHASQRLKLQSIDEGNI from the exons ATGTTTCTGACCGTTGTGCTGCTTCTAGCTGCTCAGCATGTCTTGGCTGATCCAGCTCTGCATACTCTGACCATGAGCAGCAATTCCTCCCTCAGCAATGTGAAGGGCCTGAGGAACCTCACCACACAGGAAGACGGGGCAGTCAGAGTCACCGAGTCCATCGCTATAATCGTCATTGCTATTTTCATCTGCTTGGGCAACCTGGTGATTGTCATCACCCTGTATCGGAAGTCTTACCTTCTCACGTTGAGCAACAAGTTTGTATTCAGCCTGACCCTCTCCAACTTTCTGCTCTCTGTACTGGTGCTACCTTTTGTTGTCACTAGCTCCATCAGGCGAGAATGGATTTTTGGAGTTGTTTGGTGCAATTTCTCAGCACTGCTCTACATGCTGATCAGCTCAGCCAGCATGCTTACACTTGGACTCATAGCTATAGACCG GTACTATGCTGTCCTGTACCCGATGATTTACCCAATGAAGATAACAGGCAACAGAGCAGTGGTAGCTCTTGTGTATGTGTGGCTACATTCCCTTATTGGCTGCCTCCCTCCACTTTTTGGTTGGTCATCTTTGGAGTTTGACCAGTTCAAGTGGATGTGTGTGGCAGCCTGGCATAAAGAGGCTGGATACACTGCCTTCTGGCAGATCTGGTGCGCATTGCTCCCTTTCGTGGTCATGATGATCTGCTATGGATTCATATTCCGAGTGGCAAGGATTAAGGCCCGCAAAATCCACTGTGGTAGTGTCATCATTGTGGAGGAGGACTCCCAGAGGAATGGGAGGAAGAACTCCAACACTTCCACATCCTCTTCAGGCAGCAGAAGGAATACTTTCCAAGGGGTTGTCTACTCAGCCAACCAGTGCAAAGCTTTCATAACCATCTTGGTTGTCATTGGTGCTTTCGTGATTACATGGGGGCCTTACATGGTAGTAATTACATCAGAAGCACTTTGGGGAAAGAATAGTATTTCGCCTGCCTTGGAGACATTAGCTACATGGTTGTCCTTTTCCAGTGCCATTTGCCATCCACTAATTTATGGACTGTGGAACAAAACAGTGCGCAAAGAACTACTAGGAATGTGTTTTGGGGATCGGTATTATCGAGAGACCTTTGTTCAGCGGCACAGGACATCGAGGTTATTCAGCATTTCCAACAGGATCACAG ATCTGGGGCTATCTCCTCATCTCACTGCCCTCATGGCAGGTGGGCGGCCAttaggaaacagcagcagcacgggaGACACAGGTTTCAGCTGCTCACAGGATTCAG GAACAGAGACAATGCTTCTTGAAGATTATAGCTCAGATGGCACTCAAGCCCCACACTGTGTCTGTCCTCCTCGAAGGAGGAGTTCAGTGACGTTTGAAGACGAAGTAGAGCAAATTAAAGGTGGGTTTAGGG aatctGCAAAGAATTCTGTTCTTCATGTAAAAGCTGAAGTCCATAAATCTCTGGACAGTTACGCATCCAGTTTAGCAAGAGCTATAGAAGCTGACGTGAAGATCAGCTTGTTTGGGGAAGATGCTTTAGCAGGAGCTCTGTTCCCTGCGCGGACTCTGCCAGGAAGCACCGTGAACACACGGCGTGGCGTCAGACCCCATGCTAGCCAGAGACTTAAGTTGCAGAGCATTGATGAAGGGAATATTTGA
- the GPR161 gene encoding G-protein coupled receptor 161 isoform X2: MFLTVVLLLAAQHVLADPALHTLTMSSNSSLSNVKGLRNLTTQEDGAVRVTESIAIIVIAIFICLGNLVIVITLYRKSYLLTLSNKFVFSLTLSNFLLSVLVLPFVVTSSIRREWIFGVVWCNFSALLYMLISSASMLTLGLIAIDRYYAVLYPMIYPMKITGNRAVVALVYVWLHSLIGCLPPLFGWSSLEFDQFKWMCVAAWHKEAGYTAFWQIWCALLPFVVMMICYGFIFRVARIKARKIHCGSVIIVEEDSQRNGRKNSNTSTSSSGSRRNTFQGVVYSANQCKAFITILVVIGAFVITWGPYMVVITSEALWGKNSISPALETLATWLSFSSAICHPLIYGLWNKTVRKELLGMCFGDRYYRETFVQRHRTSRLFSISNRITDLGLSPHLTALMAGGRPLGNSSSTGDTGFSCSQDSGTETMLLEDYSSDGTQAPHCVCPPRRRSSVTFEDEVEQIKESAKNSVLHVKAEVHKSLDSYASSLARAIEADVKISLFGEDALAGALFPARTLPGSTVNTRRGVRPHASQRLKLQSIDEGNI, from the exons ATGTTTCTGACCGTTGTGCTGCTTCTAGCTGCTCAGCATGTCTTGGCTGATCCAGCTCTGCATACTCTGACCATGAGCAGCAATTCCTCCCTCAGCAATGTGAAGGGCCTGAGGAACCTCACCACACAGGAAGACGGGGCAGTCAGAGTCACCGAGTCCATCGCTATAATCGTCATTGCTATTTTCATCTGCTTGGGCAACCTGGTGATTGTCATCACCCTGTATCGGAAGTCTTACCTTCTCACGTTGAGCAACAAGTTTGTATTCAGCCTGACCCTCTCCAACTTTCTGCTCTCTGTACTGGTGCTACCTTTTGTTGTCACTAGCTCCATCAGGCGAGAATGGATTTTTGGAGTTGTTTGGTGCAATTTCTCAGCACTGCTCTACATGCTGATCAGCTCAGCCAGCATGCTTACACTTGGACTCATAGCTATAGACCG GTACTATGCTGTCCTGTACCCGATGATTTACCCAATGAAGATAACAGGCAACAGAGCAGTGGTAGCTCTTGTGTATGTGTGGCTACATTCCCTTATTGGCTGCCTCCCTCCACTTTTTGGTTGGTCATCTTTGGAGTTTGACCAGTTCAAGTGGATGTGTGTGGCAGCCTGGCATAAAGAGGCTGGATACACTGCCTTCTGGCAGATCTGGTGCGCATTGCTCCCTTTCGTGGTCATGATGATCTGCTATGGATTCATATTCCGAGTGGCAAGGATTAAGGCCCGCAAAATCCACTGTGGTAGTGTCATCATTGTGGAGGAGGACTCCCAGAGGAATGGGAGGAAGAACTCCAACACTTCCACATCCTCTTCAGGCAGCAGAAGGAATACTTTCCAAGGGGTTGTCTACTCAGCCAACCAGTGCAAAGCTTTCATAACCATCTTGGTTGTCATTGGTGCTTTCGTGATTACATGGGGGCCTTACATGGTAGTAATTACATCAGAAGCACTTTGGGGAAAGAATAGTATTTCGCCTGCCTTGGAGACATTAGCTACATGGTTGTCCTTTTCCAGTGCCATTTGCCATCCACTAATTTATGGACTGTGGAACAAAACAGTGCGCAAAGAACTACTAGGAATGTGTTTTGGGGATCGGTATTATCGAGAGACCTTTGTTCAGCGGCACAGGACATCGAGGTTATTCAGCATTTCCAACAGGATCACAG ATCTGGGGCTATCTCCTCATCTCACTGCCCTCATGGCAGGTGGGCGGCCAttaggaaacagcagcagcacgggaGACACAGGTTTCAGCTGCTCACAGGATTCAG GAACAGAGACAATGCTTCTTGAAGATTATAGCTCAGATGGCACTCAAGCCCCACACTGTGTCTGTCCTCCTCGAAGGAGGAGTTCAGTGACGTTTGAAGACGAAGTAGAGCAAATTAAAG aatctGCAAAGAATTCTGTTCTTCATGTAAAAGCTGAAGTCCATAAATCTCTGGACAGTTACGCATCCAGTTTAGCAAGAGCTATAGAAGCTGACGTGAAGATCAGCTTGTTTGGGGAAGATGCTTTAGCAGGAGCTCTGTTCCCTGCGCGGACTCTGCCAGGAAGCACCGTGAACACACGGCGTGGCGTCAGACCCCATGCTAGCCAGAGACTTAAGTTGCAGAGCATTGATGAAGGGAATATTTGA